A region of the Peredibacter starrii genome:
GAGCTGGCCGCAAGCTGCTAGAATCTCATCACCCTTGGTCTTTCTAATGAGTGTGGGAATCTTATAGCTGTCGAGAATCGTTTTAAAATGATCCACCTCATGCATCTCAGGTCGCTCGTACTCGGTACCTGGAAATGGGTTAAAAGGAATGAGGCTGATGTAGACGTTCTTTCCTGCAAGAGCTCGCCCGGTGATGTGAGCGTCCTCATCCGAGTCATTGAAGTTTTTGATCATGAGATATTCATAAGTCACAAAACGTGTGCGACCTTCTGGAATCTCTTCCGCAAACTTCATCACGTCTTCCACTGGATATCGCTGATTGATCGGAATGAGTTTATCCCGCTTCTCTTTAATGACTGAGTGAAGAGAGACGGCGATATTTACTTTAGGCATCTCGGCCTTCCAGCGTTGAAGTCCAGGAAGGTAACCCGCAGTTGAAATCGTGATTTTATGAGGAGCAAGAGAGAGACCATGTTGTGTGAGAAAAATCTCACAGGCCTTTTTAACTGCATCGAAGTTATGGAGAGGTTCACCCTGGCCCATAAAAACGATATTTAAAATACGATCATCCTCCGGACGATTGGCAGAGAGCCAACGCTGGGCCTCTAAAAATTGACCTATGATTTCTTCTGTTGAAAGGTTGCGCTTTAACCCTTGGGTACCGGTATGGCAGAAGCTGCATTTCATGGCACAGCCGACTTGAGAAGAAATACAAATGGTGTACTTCCCGTTAAATGGAATGAGCACGGTTTCAACTTTCAGATCGTCTTTAAATTTGAAAAGAAACTTTACCGTTTTGTCCTGTGATTCATGAACCGTATCAAGAGTTGGTAGGTCGAAGGAAAAATTCTCGGCCACATAAGCGATGCTTTTTTTAGCGAGATCAATCACACAGGGTTCGGTCTTTCTCTTTTTATAGTGCCAATTGAACATGAGGCCCGGTCCCGACGAAGGAAGGCCTTGAAGAGCAAAGAGCTCTTGTAGTTCCGGCAAAGTGTATTGATAAAAAGAGGTCCTCATTGCACCTTGTTACCATGAGGAAGGGGTCTTCGTCATCTAGAGGAGTGGTTTAATTTCACCGCAGTCGGAGGAAATGAAGCTTCCGGTGTACTTAATATCAGTAGGTTCGCCATTTGGGGTCACCATATGGAGCTTCCCATAGTAGTTTTTGGCGTTTTTAACCCTCCAGTTGGAGTTACCTGAGGTGCCGTCGTTGCATTTAAAACGGGTCGAAACCAGAGTGGGAGTGTCCTTCACCACATCGGTTTTGCAGTTTGATTGCCGGCTGCTAGTCAGGATTTCAGGACTATTGAGAAGTTTCTCGGAGTAGCACACCCGAAGTTTTCCATCCTCACCAATCGAGGCATGTTTACCCATCTGATCTTTTAGTTTCGTCATGTCCTTCTTCATTTCTTTGGTGATGTCGACCGTCTTGTTGTCATCATAGACTTTCATATCCACGGCCCATAGTCCGGGTTTCATATCAAGGGCCGCAAAGACCTCAGTACTCACCAGAAATAGAAGAAGGAATTTCATGGTTCATCCTTTTTGATTTCGTGATCTATGGGTTGATACTTTTTCGGAATCTTTCCTTGTTCCTCTGAAGCGGGTTTTCGAAACATATCTTCCGCCCGCTCAGAAGTGGTCATGATTTCACGATCGCCACTTCCATGACGGTCACATGCGACCATCATGAAAGTGAGGAGAATAAAAATAAAATACTTCATATTACCTTCCGTATTGAACTGTGAAGCTTGCCCTTGCGAGACTATTGGCCTCGATCTTTTTTTCAATCGAAACACCATTGGTATTTGGTCTCACATCCAGTTCTTTTCTTAGAGCATGCACGGTGAAGATATAACGATGAGGCTTATCACCCTTAGGAGGACATGGCCCACCATAACCGGTCTTATTGAAGTCGGTTATGACTTCAATCGCCTCTTTAGGAAGAGTGCGGTTATTGGATGCACCTTCTTCTAAAGAATTTACATGAGAAGGAATATTCACCACTGCCCAATGCCACCATCCGTGATCAGTGGGCGCATCTGGATCAAACACTGTGACCGCAAAACTTTTTGTCTCAACCGGTGCTCCTTCCCAACTAAGAGCAGGGGAGATGTTGTCGCCCTGACAACCAAATCCATTGAAGATGAAGTGTTTTGGAACTGATTGGCCAGGAGTCAAAGAGGTAGAAGAAAGTGTAAAATCCATAAGTCCTCCTATTGGAGAGTATTATAAACTTTTGAATTACGAATTTCTTTGTAACGGTCTTCGTATTCTCGCCACAGGAGTTTTATACGACTCTTTTTTCCTGCATCCAAAGTGTAGGCCTCATCCAGGTCTTTACGAAGCTCAGGAATAACCTTCGAAACTTTTTCCAGTTCGCTTTTTATTTCTGTGATTTTCATGAAGAACTCCTTGTTACAGGAGTTATAAGGGTGCGCTTAGAGTGATGTCATTTGTGACGAGTTAAAACTGCCACATGACTGCCCGACTTTTTTTCTGGCCTTGGGACATTTCAATTGTTTGAACATTCTTGATTTTAACTTTTTCTAAAGCCCGATAAATCTGCTGTAGATTTTCGCTCTTAGACACCAGAGTAGAAAACCATTCAACTTGAGATTTAAACTCTGCACTCTCGAGAATCATTTGTTTAATGAAAGCGATTTCTCCGCCCTTGGTCCAGAGCTCGGAACTTGTGCCACCGAAGTTCAGCACCGGTGCTTTATGTTTGCCAAGATTTTTCCATTTGCGAGTCGTGCCTGCTTCCGCTTCTTCTTTTGAAGAATGAAAAGGAGGATTACAGATGGTGAGATTAAAAAAATCTTTCTCTCCGATAATGCCTTTAAAAATTCCTGAAGTTTTTTGAAGTCTCAGTTCAACTTTTAAATTTGGATTCTTGTTAAGAATCTGCTGCGCGGCCTTCAATGCCTCTGGATTAATATCTGATCCTACAAATTCCCAACCATACTCAGAGTTTCCAATGATGGGATAAACGCAGTTGGCACCAACACCAATATCCAGAACCTTCTTTGGTCCAGTTCCGATCACGTCTGCCATGAAGTGGATATAATCCGCGCGACCTGGGATAGGTGGAGTCAGGAAATTTTTCGGAATGTCCCAGTCGACTTGATAGAAGTGTTTGAGAATTGCCTGGTTAAGGGTCTTGACCGCATCAGGATTTGCGAAGTCCACTGACTCATCCCCAAACTTATTTTTGATAATAAAAGGCGCCAGAGGAGGATGACTCTTCTTTAAGGCCTCTAAATCATAGCGGGACTGATGACGGTTTCTTGGATGCATAAATCTAGAGTAGGCGCTTCGCATCTTATTGGCCATAATCAAGGTATGAAAACCATCGATCTGCCTAAAATCCAACAAATCGTGAAACAGTTTGCCGAAGAACGTGACTGGGATAAATTCCATTCCGTAAAAAATCTCTCGATGGCCCTGACGGTTGAGAGTTCGGAACTGATGGAGATCTTTCAGTGGCTCACGGAAGATGAATCTAATCGCGCGCATCTAGATCCGAAACTTAAAACCAAGATTGAGGATGAAGTGGCGGATGTTTTTATTTATCTTTTAAGGATCGTTGGAAAGACCGACATGGATTTAGAGCAGGCGATTTTAAATAAAATGCAGAAGAATATTGAGAAATACCCCGTGGACAAAGCACGGGGTAATTCTAAGAAGTATACTGATCTTTAGTGATGAACATCTCCGCGACCTAAGCGAACTGGGCGACGACGTCCACCAATGTCTTCCCAACGTCTTCTCCACCAATCAGAGACTCGATCAAGAATATCATCATCGTCTTCTTCATCATCATCTTCCGGGCGTGGTTCCGGATTTGGTGTTGGAGTAGGGTTTGGATTTGGTTCAGGAGTTGGACCAACTTCTGGTTCTGGCTCCGGAGTTGGAGTTGGTACTGGAGTGGGTGTTGGTTCATGGACACTGCCATCTCCGCCACGAACTGGCCCGGAGTTGCCACTATCAATGTCGCCCGGAATCTGAGTGACTTGCTTAAAGACTCCGCAGGCGATCGGG
Encoded here:
- the rlmN gene encoding 23S rRNA (adenine(2503)-C(2))-methyltransferase RlmN, which encodes MRTSFYQYTLPELQELFALQGLPSSGPGLMFNWHYKKRKTEPCVIDLAKKSIAYVAENFSFDLPTLDTVHESQDKTVKFLFKFKDDLKVETVLIPFNGKYTICISSQVGCAMKCSFCHTGTQGLKRNLSTEEIIGQFLEAQRWLSANRPEDDRILNIVFMGQGEPLHNFDAVKKACEIFLTQHGLSLAPHKITISTAGYLPGLQRWKAEMPKVNIAVSLHSVIKEKRDKLIPINQRYPVEDVMKFAEEIPEGRTRFVTYEYLMIKNFNDSDEDAHITGRALAGKNVYISLIPFNPFPGTEYERPEMHEVDHFKTILDSYKIPTLIRKTKGDEILAACGQLHSGKNK
- a CDS encoding DUF3617 domain-containing protein → MKFLLLFLVSTEVFAALDMKPGLWAVDMKVYDDNKTVDITKEMKKDMTKLKDQMGKHASIGEDGKLRVCYSEKLLNSPEILTSSRQSNCKTDVVKDTPTLVSTRFKCNDGTSGNSNWRVKNAKNYYGKLHMVTPNGEPTDIKYTGSFISSDCGEIKPLL
- a CDS encoding YbhB/YbcL family Raf kinase inhibitor-like protein, encoding MDFTLSSTSLTPGQSVPKHFIFNGFGCQGDNISPALSWEGAPVETKSFAVTVFDPDAPTDHGWWHWAVVNIPSHVNSLEEGASNNRTLPKEAIEVITDFNKTGYGGPCPPKGDKPHRYIFTVHALRKELDVRPNTNGVSIEKKIEANSLARASFTVQYGR
- the rlmF gene encoding 23S rRNA (adenine(1618)-N(6))-methyltransferase RlmF, translating into MANKMRSAYSRFMHPRNRHQSRYDLEALKKSHPPLAPFIIKNKFGDESVDFANPDAVKTLNQAILKHFYQVDWDIPKNFLTPPIPGRADYIHFMADVIGTGPKKVLDIGVGANCVYPIIGNSEYGWEFVGSDINPEALKAAQQILNKNPNLKVELRLQKTSGIFKGIIGEKDFFNLTICNPPFHSSKEEAEAGTTRKWKNLGKHKAPVLNFGGTSSELWTKGGEIAFIKQMILESAEFKSQVEWFSTLVSKSENLQQIYRALEKVKIKNVQTIEMSQGQKKSRAVMWQF
- a CDS encoding nucleotide pyrophosphohydrolase; this encodes MKTIDLPKIQQIVKQFAEERDWDKFHSVKNLSMALTVESSELMEIFQWLTEDESNRAHLDPKLKTKIEDEVADVFIYLLRIVGKTDMDLEQAILNKMQKNIEKYPVDKARGNSKKYTDL